A region from the Rosa rugosa chromosome 6, drRosRugo1.1, whole genome shotgun sequence genome encodes:
- the LOC133714196 gene encoding leucine-rich repeat extensin-like protein 3, protein MASSRPPPPKPLDLDLTIVSAKHLKNVNWKNGDLKPYAVFWVDPDRRLATKSDDSGSTRPVWNERFTLPLSLSLYDSFLTLEIFHSKPSDTPKPLVGSLRLPLKDLPDPDDSTRIRSFELIRPSGRPHGKIRVKLAFRERPPPPDYHNTPPPPSYFYSSAPMPPPPSARDYRAYSPSPYSSSVPASAPTPAASPPPPPYHYSSYSDPYSSYYPGYYSSAPPPMPPRPFFDRPVNYGGPGGPSGGPSAPLEYSHYDQKPKSGKMGLGTGLAVGAVAGALGGLALEEGIRYEEDKIADRVENDLEREQLRDDYSNYRADY, encoded by the coding sequence atggccTCCTCTCGCCCTCCGCCGCCGAAGCCCCTCGATCTCGACCTCACGATCGTGTCCGCCAAGCACCTCAAGAACGTCAACTGGAAGAACGGCGACCTCAAGCCCTACGCCGTCTTCTGGGTCGACCCGGACCGCCGCCTCGCCACCAAATCCGACGACTCCGGCTCGACCCGACCCGTCTGGAACGAGCGCTTCACTCtccccctctccctctccctctacGACTCCTTCCTCACCCTCGAAATCTTCCACTCCAAACCCTCCGACACTCCCAAACCCTTAGTCGGCTCTCTCCGCCTCCCCCTCAAAGACCTACCCGACCCGGACGACTCCACCCGAATCCGATCCTTCGAGCTCATCCGCCCCTCCGGCCGCCCTCACGGTAAGATCCGCGTAAAGCTCGCCTTCAGGGAACGACCTCCCCCGCCAGATTACCATAATACCCCTCCTCCTCCGAGCTATTTCTACTCCAGTGCCCCTATGCCTCCACCGCCTTCCGCTCGCGACTACAGGGCGTACTCGCCGTCGCCGTACAGCTCTTCCGTGCCAGCTTCGGCTCCAACCCCGGCAGCTTCGCCTCCGCCGCCGCCGTACCACTACAGCTCCTATTCAGATCCGTATTCGAGTTACTATCCGGGGTACTACTCCAGCGCGCCGCCGCCGATGCCACCGAGGCCGTTCTTCGATCGGCCAGTGAACTACGGCGGGCCAGGTGGGCCGTCCGGTGGGCCTTCGGCGCCTCTGGAGTACTCACACTATGATCAGAAGCCAAAGAGCGGGAAGATGGGGTTGGGAACCGGATTGGCTGTGGGCGCAGTGGCCGGAGCTCTAGGTGGACTGGCATTGGAAGAAGGAATaaggtatgaagaagataagATTGCTGACAGGGTTGAGAATGACTTGGAGCGTGAGCAGCTGCGTGACGATTACAGCAATTATCGGGCCGATTATTGA